Sequence from the Streptomyces sp. NBC_00440 genome:
CGGCGAGTTCCAGGAGGCCGTAGAGGGCGGCCTCTTCGATGCAGCCGCCGAGTGCGCAGCCGTTGGAGATTTCGGAGACGAACGGTCGTGCGGTCTGCGGGTGGTGGCGGCCGAGCCGGTAGTACGCGAGGCTCTCGGGGACCAGGACCGGCTGTTCGCGGGTGAGGGAGTAGCCCCAGACCCATGGCAGGACGAGGTCGGGGTGGTAGGGCTGGAAGGGGAAGCCGGGTTCCTGGTAGCGGTGGGGTTCGTGGCTGCCGGTGGTTGCCGGGTCCAGTACACAGCCGGGGTGGCGGGTGGTGAGTTCGCGGTGGCTGCCGTGCACGACGGTGCGCCGTCCTCCTGGGCGGCCTCCGCCGAGCCGTTCCAGTGCTTCGGCGATTGCGGTGACTTTGGCGGTGCGGAAGTCGAGTGCGCGGCCGTAGCCGCCGTCGACCGACTCGGGTGGGCCGACTTTGGCTTCGGCGAAGGGCAGGGTGTGCAGTCCGCGGGTTCGTAGTCCCTTGAGCACGCCGGTTTCGTCGTCGGCGTAGCGGGCTTCCAGATCGGCCTGCTCGGTGCGCAGGTCCCGGAGCCGCAGGATCTCGGGGTCCGGTTTGGGGCGGGGGACGCGTGGGACTGTCGCGCGGGCGGGGGAGTCGTCGGGCAGGCTGCCGCAGTTGTGGCAGTGGGGGTCGGGCAGAAAGAGGTGCCGGGTGATTTCCAGGTCGGTGAGGCGGACCATGGTGACGGCTTGTTCGGTGGCTGCCGCTGCGCTGAGCCGGTTCAGCGCGAGGTGCGCGGCGAGGTCGGCGGCGATCGGGGTGAGCAGCGGGGAGACTGTGCCGGTGAGGCGGCTGCCGTAGGCGGTGTGCAGGGCTGCTTCTTCTGCCGCGTCGGTACGTGCTCCGGCGCGGCGTGTGGCGAGACAGCGGTGGCAGCCGGGCGTGCCGGGGCGGACCAGCGGGCCGATGACCACGCGATCCAGTTCTGCGACGACGAGCAGGAACGAGTGCCCGCCGGTAGCGAGCTCGCGCGCGGTTTCTGATGCTGCGTCGGGTGTGTCGGTTGCCAGGAGCCGGGTCCCGGTCCGTGGTGGGGGTGCGGTGGCGGTGCGGCGGGCGAGGGCCTGGCCGAGCAATCCGCCGTCGTGGTGCACCCGGGTGGCGGCCGGCTGGGGGGTGTCAGTCATCGCAGCGCACCGCTCTCACGAGGTAGGGCAGGATCCCGGTGGCGGCCGGGTCGTGATCGAGCGGCACGATCAGTGTGCCGTGCGCGGGGCCGCGCAGGTCGCGGAGCGCCGCTGTCACCGCTTCGTCGAAGGTGGCACCGGAGCCGAGACCGCGGGGTGCGTGCGGGCCCTGCGCGGTGACGGAGGTTGCCGGGACCAGGTGGGCCGTGCCGTGTTCCGGAGACCAGGCCCACAGGGAGGGCCCGTTGGGGGCCGGGACGAACCGCCGAGGGTCGAGGGCGAGCAGTGCGTAGAGCGCGAGTGCGCGTTGCGCGGTGCGAAGGCGCGCGGTGGTGAAGTCGGGGCCTGTGGCGTGGACTGGGTGTGCTGCCCGGCCGGTGTGCGGGTCACGGACCAGGGCCCTGGAGGCGTGTCGGGGGAACTGTGGCAGGGCCCCTTCTTCCAGGTGTGCGAGCAGCCCGCTGCGCGGGTCGATGCAGCCTGCGGCGCGCTGGGAGAATTCGCCGGGGCTGACGGTCTGTTTGTCGCGCAGGGCGGCGATCCCGGCGAGGAACCGGGCCGCGGATTCCGGCGTCGCGGGCAGTGTGGCCGGGTGTGGGCGGTAGGGGTGGCGGGTGGTGGTCAGGGTCGCGGTGTCCAGCCGGACGAGCGGTTCCGGTTCGTTGCCCGTGCCGGCGGAGGGGCCGTGAAAGGCCTGCTGGAAGCGGTGTGCCAACAGGGTGGCGGCGAAGTCGGCTGCTTCGTTGGGGTATTGGGGCATACGCGGGGCGGTCTGTGTGCCGTGTACGCGCAGCCAGCCGCCGAGCCAGCCGCCTGCGGTGCGTTCCGGGCCGGGGCCCAGCCACCAGGACTGCGTGTCACGGACAGCCGCGGCGAACCACAGGCCGTGGGTGCGGCATTCCTCGTCGAGCAGGGCGATGGACTGCGGATCGTCGCCGGCTGCGAGCAGCAGCATTGCGTCGTGGCCGCCGGCTGCCACTGCGGTCCGGGCTGCTGCGTGGTCGGTCACCGGTGTGATGGCGCAGAGCCCGGTCAGGCGTAGTGCGTCCGTCAGTGCGTCCACTGTGGCCGGGGCACAGAGGACCAGCGCCCGCAGCTGCGGGTAGGGGGCGGCGGGCCGGTCCGGGCCGGGGGTGGCCCGGTCTGCCAACAGGCCGTGGCGGTCGATGAGCTGGAGGATCCGCAGCACCAGGGTGCGACGGTCTGCGTCGAGGCCGTCGAGCAGCTGGGCCACGGTGCGGGTGCCGTCCAGGAACGGAGTGAGCCGGTCCAGCCAGTCGGCGATACCGGGTGCGGCGATCAGGCCGGTGCCGCGGCTGGAGCGCACATAGACGGTGCCGTTGCCGCTCGGGGTCAGGAAGACGTCGGGGCGCAGGAGAGGCGTGGAGTCGGAGGTGATCACTGTGTCCTCGGCCGGGCAGGGGGCGGTACGGTCGGGAGGTCCGGTTGGTTCACAACGGGCCTTCCCTGCCGAGCAGATGACAGGCCGGTGTCCCGCTGCCGCGTTCTGGGCCCAGCAGCACGGCGAGCAGCGTGGTGCGGTCGGGGCGGGTGGACAGTACGGTGTCGGCGGCCGCGATGTCGACGTCGCAGCGGAGTCCGGCGCCGAGCCCGGTGCGCGCGGCGGCCAGGCCGATCCGCTGGCCGATGACGCCCGCCCGCAGGTTGAGCATCCGGTACCAGTGGTCGCCGTGTCCGGGGTAGCCGGCCTCGTAGTCGCCGGTCACGAGTACGGCGCAGGCGGCTTCGAAGCCCGCCAGTTCTCCGGGGCCTCCGGGCGGGAACAGGTCCCGTGGCGTGAGGTCCCCGGTGACCGGTACGAGCCGGCCTGTGCGCGGGTCGTACCGGTAGCAGCCCGCCTCCAGTCCGGTGACGCGCTGGGCGACGACGTAGAGGTCGCAGTCGGCCGGGGCGGCATGGTCCAGGGGGACCGGGCGGGCGGCCTCCGACAGGACCGCGCGCAGGGCGGCCGACGGGACGGGGAGCGGCTCGAAGCCGGAGCGGGCGGTTCGGCGGCGCAGCAGCGGCGCGCCGGGCGTGATCGCGCCCGGAGTCCGGGCGGTGACGACCGCATGGACGCGCTCCGCTGCGGAGTCGAGGCCGAGCAGGCGGCCCAGTTCCTCCTCCGCGAAGCGCGCGTGGGCCGTCGGTGCGGCACCGGCCGACTCCAGCAGGGTGAGCGCCTGCCCGGTCAGTACGCCGGTGTCGAGTGCCTGCAGACGGTGGCCGAAGAGCCCGTAGCGGGCCAGGTTCGCGTCCAGCCGGCTGGTGATCAACAGGACTGATTCCGGTTGTTCGAGCGGCGGGCGGTCCAGCGCGCGGGCGAGGTCGTCGCGCAGGTCGGCGGGGGAGAGGAGTTCGAGTGCGTGAGCCGCCGGCAGGTAGTGGCAGAGGCCGGAGGCGGTGGCCGTGTACACCTCGGCCGGGTAGGTGCCGCCGCCGGACGGCACTGGCCGGCCTGCACCCACGCCTGCGGCGGTCCAGTCGACCCGGGTGATGCCGTTGAGCAGGGCGAGGAGTGCGCCCAGACACTCCGGGAAGGCGGCCCTACCGTGGTCGGCGCAGGGCGAAGGGAATGTGGGCGGGAACGGCAGGGGGAGGACGGGCACGCCCGGATGGTGCTTGGGCGCGGTGCTGCCCGCTGCCGGGTCGATGGTGGGCAGCACACGGCCGTGCCGTGCGTGGTAGCGGCGCGCTGCCGCTCCTGCGTTCTCCGCGTGCGCAGGGCAGGCACCGGGCGGGGCGGTCCTCATCGGTGTGTCCGTGCCGGTGCGGTCGCGTTCTCCGGCGTGGCGGGAGTGCTCGCGGCGGTGGCCAGGACCAGTTCGAGCGCGCTGACCCCGTAGACCTCCTCCACCGCGTTGGCCGCGAGGTGGCAGAGCAGATAGCGGGTCAGGCCGGGCAGCCCGAGGCGGGAGAGATGGAGGTAGGTGTAGTTGAGCATCAGGCGGTAGCGCAGGAAGCGCGGATCCCGGTACATCATCTGCTTGTACGTGGCGCTGCCGCTGATCGCCCGGTGCAGCGGGCTGGACGTGAGCAGTTCGCCGATGCCGTTCTCCTCGTCGGCCGGGATCTCCGTCTCCGGGATCTCACCGGCCTCGTACAGAGCGGTCCAGCGGGTGCCCAGCGGATCGATGGTGGCTACCCAGCGGTGCAGTTCCGACGCCGGGCCCGGCTCTGCCGCGGCCCCGGTGTCCGGCGCCCCGCTGTCCGATGTCCCGGTGTCCGGCGCCCCGGGCTCTGCCGCGCCGGAATCGAGGGCCGTGACCACGGCGCGCACCTGCGCGGTGAGTACCGTGCTGTTGGCCGTGTACCGCTGCTCGAAGGCGTCCCGCACCTGGGGGCCGACTGTGCTCAGGTAGCCCTCTGCGTGCGAACGGAAGGAGACGAACCCGCGACGGATCGATGGGTCCTGCGGGTGCCGGCAGAGTGTGTGCGCGGTGGCGAGCATCAGGCGCAGGGCCAGTGTCTCGCGCGGCAGTCCCGCGGCGACGGATTCCAGGTGCTCGAACAGCAGGCTGTTGGTTTGCTGGTAGAAGAGGGCCAGTTCGTCGGCGCCGACCGGACAGCCCAGCACGTCGATCCGGCGGTCGTGCTCCTCCCAGGTGATCGAGTTGTCCCGGTAGAAGGGGGTCAGCGGGCCGGGTTCGCGTTCGGCTGCGGCGAGACGGCGGTGCAGGGGCAGCAGGTCGGCCTCTTCGAGGGGGGCCGCGGTGGACGGCCGCGCCCGCAGATGTCCGCCGACCAGTTCGCAGACGGCGGGCTCCACCAGCCCGGCGAAGACGGCGGGGGTGGCCCGGACCACCAGGCGCAGATGGGGGCCGCGGCGCCAGTGCCGCAGCACATAGGCCGATTCGACGTGACCGGCGCAGCGCTCGATCACCGGCCGTACGGCGTGCAGGATCAGCTGGTCGGTGTCGTCGCCGAAGTAGGCGATGTGGGCCGCGCGCCACTGTGGCTCTTCCGGCTGCGGGATGGCTGTCACGGGAGTCCTCCTCTGCGGTTCTCTGCTGTCCGTGCTTCTCGGTGCGGGGGGCCACGGCCTTACGGTGGGGCGGCGCCGTCGTGCGGGGCGTCGTCCTGGCTGCCCTGGTGCCGCCGGGAGGTGTGCCGGCGCGGCTGGTCGCTTTCCGGACGCGGCCGGTCGGTGTCCGTCAGTTCCGCGTCCGTCAGTTCCGCTACGGCCAGCAGGGCCAGGGCCCGCAGGGTGGCCTCCTGGCCGATCCGTACGTCGAGACGGTTGCAGGCCAGGTGGGTCAGATGACCGGCCAGCAGGGCAGGGGCGGCGGCCTGTCGCTGGGCACCGCGGCAGGTCGCGAGCCACCGGCTCACCGGGTCGGCCCCGGCCGGGTCCGCCACTTCCGCCAGTGGGGCCGTGCGGGCCGGGTCCGCCACTGCCGACTGTGCTGCCGCGCGGGCCGGGTGTGCCGCTTCCGCCAGTGGGGCCGCGCGGGCTGCGCGGGCGACGGTGAGCAGGGCGGCACGCCCGTTCCTGTACTGGGCCAACACCTCCGGCACCGGCTGTCCCGGCGCAGCACCCGCGTCCAGGGTGCCGGCCAGCAGGGCGAAACAGTGCGCCGTCCGCTGTGCCGGGCTCCAGCCGGCCAGTACGGCGGCGACGGCCAGTTCGCTGCAGGTGGCGAACGCGTCCTCCGCGGCCCGCAGTGCGGCGCCATGGCCGTACTTGCCGTGCTCGGGCCGGTAGGGGTGGAAGGCGAGACTGTCGTTGGGGGCCAGGGTCCCGGGCTCGCTGTCCGGTTCCAGGGCGGCCAACTGCTCTGCCAGTGCCCGGTATTGGTGTGCGGGCATGGGCTGAGAGGGCGGCAGCGTACGGAACAGTGCTATGGCGTGTGCGTCCAGCACGGCGCGTACGGAGGGCCCGGCCGCCGGTGCGGTGAGACGGACCCGCAGACGCAGGTGCGGGCCGCCGTGCCAGTGGCGGAGGAAGAAGAAGCGGTCGGCCAGCCCGCGTTGCCGCAGTTCCGCGACGGCCGCCGGGATCAGCGTGCTCACCACCAGGTCGAGCGGGTGCCCGGTGAACACATGGGCGCTGACCCAGCGGTCCTGCGGCTCCGGGCCCGGCACGCCGCCGGGCGGACGGGTCAGCATGACTGCTCCCGCCGGTCCGCCGCAGGGAGCGGGGCGGTGGGCAGCTCGATCAGGAACTCGGCCGCGTAGCGGTGGCCGTCCCGGTGGGCCGGTGCGTCGTGGAGGTCGGGCAGTGCCTCTGTGAGCAGCAGTGGCCGGCCGGTGGCCGCCGCCCGCTCGAAGACCCGCAGCAGATGGGCGTGGGCGAAATCGACGTACACCGGCTTGCGGTCCTTGTCGTGCAGCGCGGGGCCGGTGAAGCCGTCAGTGGGGCGCGGGGTGAGGACGCGCAGGAAGCAGCGCTGCGGCAGGCCGAGCGCCGCGCGCCAGGTGTGCACGCGGACCAGGTGGGCGGCGTCCGTCTCTCCGGCGGCGCGGGCGGGTGCCCGGCCGGGGTCGATGAACCAGGTCGCACGGCGCAGCACCACGGCCCCGAGGGCGAGACGGGGCATCTTCGTCCAGCCCGGTCCGGGCGCCGCCTCCGGGCCGCGCCGGGGCGGGCCGGTCCGCCCCGGCGGGAGCAGCCGCCACAGCTGCGGCCAGTCCGACCAGAAGGCGTAGGAGGTCTGGCCGAATGCTTCCACCAGCAGCCGGGCGGGCAGCGGCAGCAGCGGTGTGGCGAGCAGGCCCAGATGGAGCGGCCGTACGACACGGCCGGTGGTGCGGTGGGCCAGGTGGAGGCGACGGGTGTGCCGGTCGTGCACGACGTCCAGGTCGGCGGGGCGGATCAGTTGCTCGGGCGGCCGGTGCGAGGTGGCGCCGTCCAGGTCGATCGCGTAACGGGTGGCAGGTGCCCGCTGGTTGAGAGCGCTGCTGAAGGCGGCGTCGAACTCGGCGTAGAGGGGGGTGTCCGCGGGGCCGTCACCGGGAGGCCCCGCGTGGGCTGCCCCGAAAGGGGCCGGTGTGTCGAGCAGCCGGGCGATCCGGGTCAGGCCGGTGCCGTGGCCGCAGGTCACCGTGTTGAGTACCAGTCCGAGCCCGGTGGCAGGGTTGGGCAGCGTCTGGACGTAGCAGGCATGGCGGTCGCCGGAGGTGTCCGGGTCGGGCCAGGTGCCGCAGAGGTCACGGACGGCCTGGGGGCCGAGACGGACGGTGCCGTCGGACGCGGGCGGGGTGTCGGCGATCAGGCGGCGCAGTGCGTCCTGCCGCCGGGCGTCGCGCTCGGTGGGAGCGTGCGGCGCGGCTGTGGACCACCAGGCGCCGAAGTCCTGGAGGAAACGGGTGAACGGCTGCTTGAATCCTGGGCCGTAGGCGGTCACGGCGTGCTCCCGCAGTGCCTCGCGCGGCGGTGCGAGGGTGTCGAAGGGGGCGAGCAGTGCGGGGACGTGAGCGAGGTCGGCGAGAGCCGGCCGCCAGGCAGCCGGGTCCAGTACGGCGGCCGTGCCGACGGCGACCGTGTGGTGGAAGTACAGCGGGCCGCGGTCCAACTGCTCGCTCCGGCCGAGCAGTCCGAGCTGTCGGGCGGCGGCCGTGGTGTGCTGCTGCAGGGCGGCGGCGATGCCCCGGTGCAAGCCGGGCCCGGCGGTCCTGGCGGCGTCGATCCGGTCGCGGATGGCACGCAGGTCGGCGAGCAGCGGGGCGAGGCGGTGGCCGTCGTGGGGCTCCGGCAGGTGCCTCCCGAGCCAGTCGCAGAGCGTGGCGGCGTCGAGCTCCTGGTCGGGCGGGCCTAGGCGGATCTCCAGCAGGCCGGTCCGGACGAGCCGGGCGACGACAGCGTCGGCGTCGGCGGTTGTGGTGCTCCCCGGTCCGGGGGCGCGGAGCAGGGCACGCAGCCGCTCGGGGCTGCCTGCCTCGCAGACCGCCGCCAGGATCGCGGCCAGCGCCGGGGTCGCGGGCAGGGCACGCACCTCGCCGGACGGGCCCGGCACGGTGAACAGCCACCGCTCTCCCCCGGGCGAGGCCACCGGTGTGGCCGACGGGTTGACGCGCAGTCGGACGGCCGCGTCCAGCTCGGGTACGTGGGCGAGAGCGGCGGCGATACCCGCCAGCGGCAGCAGACTCGCCTCTGCCACAGAGGCCCGGACGGAACTCTCCAGGCGTACGCCGGAGCCGGCGTCCGCCGCCCACCGGCCGAAGCCGCTGGAGGCGAAGGTCGTCAACGGGCTGGGCTTGGCCATCGCGCGCCCCGCGTACTTGGCGAGCCGGACGGCTGCCCCGTCCAGCGGCCGCCGTCCGGCCGCGTCGCGCGCCTCCCGGCGCAGCAGGTCCTCGTACAGATCCGCACTGGCGTAGTCGAGACCGGTGGCGAACGCCGGGTCCTGGAAGAGCGCGTCAAGGGCCGCTGCCGCCGACCGGGTCTCCGCAGGCAGGACGTTCCCCAGTTCCGCGAAGAGCCCGGCCCGGGTACGGCGCAGAGCGGCATGGGCGTGGAGACGCCCGGTGAGCGCCCCGCCGAGCACCTCCGGCGGGGCCGCCGCGTCCAGCAGGGGGCTGATGCGGGCGCCCCGGTGCACGGCTCGGCGCAGGCCCACCAGCCTGGCCTTGAAAGGGCGCGCGGGCGCTGTGCCGATCAGGGCGTACAACGCGTCGCAGAGCTGCGCCGCGTCGTCGGCCAGCCGCTGGTCCAAGGACGTGACGTGCAGGGCGAGTTCGGTGCTGCGAGGGATGCGGGAGGCGTCGAGCGCGGTGGTGGGCAGCCCGGCGATCCGTACGCCCACGGGGGCGCTGACGGCGGGGGGCGCGGCCGGGGGCGGTGTGTTCCGGCTCATCAGAACACCACCGGGACGCGGAAGGCGGCGCCCGGCCGCGCCGTGCCGATGGCCACCTGGAAGAGCACTGTCTCCTCACCCGGGGCCAGCCCGAGCAGGCGTTCCGCACCGGCGGCGTCGTAGCCGTTGTGGACCCGCGCGCCCAGGCCCTGACGGGCAGCGGCCACGCAGAGCAGATGCGCCGCCGCGCCCGCGGTCAGGTGCAGTCTGCGGAAGGCGTCGGCGCCGTAGCGCGCGACGGCGGCGCCGCGACGGACGGCGATGTAGGCGGTACAGGCAGTCGAGCGGAAGTTCATCGACACCCGGCCCTCCGTCTGTCCGATCTGTTCGAGCGACGTTTGCGGGTCGCCGTCGCTGACCTGCCGCAGATGGCCGTCGCTGTGGACGTAGTGGCCCGGGGAGAAGCCGGTCACACGCTGTACCAGCAGGTGGCAGGAGAAGTCGGTGAACGGCGCCGCGGCGAGGGCGGCGCCGAGATCGGTGAGCAGTGCTTTCGGTGAGAGCACCGGTTCCGGGTCGAACAGCGCGGCGCCGGAGTGGCGGGCACGGAGCACGGAGGCCAGGTCGGGCGGGGGCCAGGACCGGTCGCCCGGATGCTTCACGGGCTGCAGGATCTCCAGATAGCCCATCGGGTGTTCCGCCCCGGCGGGCAGCAGGTTCGCGCAGAGGCCGTGCAGTGTCTCCTGGTCCTGTCCTGGCCGGGTACGCAGGCCGAGTGCGGCGGCGACCAGGTGCACCGCGCCCAGCAGCATTCCTGCCTCCTGGGCGCACAGCCGCGGGGCGTAGTCGCCGTAGAGCCGTGCCGTCCGGGCGAACCGGCTGGTGATCACGGCGAACCGGGAGTCCCCGGGGTCAGCGGCCTGACGGCTGGTCACTGATGCGGTCTGCATGATCAGTTGATGGTGGAGAGGGTCGAACCGGAATGCCGCGGTGGGGGAGACCAGGGTGAGTTCGCTCGGGTAGCGGCACCGTGCGGAGGCCACCGCGCGGTGAAGCGGCCAGCCGCCCGGGGTCAGGTCGTGCTGGAGCAGACCGTAGGAGTAGTGCAGCAGCGCGGAGAGGACGGCCGGGTCGGCGAGGGTGGCCGGGGAGCCGGGGGCGGGCGCCAGATGGAGCGGTGGCGGCGCCAGTGGAAGGCGCGGCCCGTGGGGGAGGAGGCCGGGCTCCGCGCTGCCCGTTCCCGGCGCAGGGGATCCCGTGGCGAGGGTGGCCGGGATGGCCCTGCGGGAGTAGACCGCCTCCGCCCAGAGCGCCAGGGGAAACGGGTTCTCGCCTGCGAGGCTGCGAGGTGTCCCGTCGGTCATCCCGGCTCCGCGCCGAGAAAGCGGCCGGTGGTCAGGTCCAGCACCTCGGCATCGGTCACCGGTGACGGTGCTGTGCCCCCGCCGGAGTTGTCCAGACCGGCCGTCCGGTGCAGCAGGTGCAGGCAGAGCTGGTTGGCGGCGAGGGCCGCGACCGGGCCACCGAGGTACGGACTCGGCTCACGCACGCGAGCCGGATCCCCCGCACGCGCGGCGCCCGCCGCGGGGTCATCGCGCCCACTGCCGGGCGGTACGCAGGAGGCCGGTGGCTCTGGCGCGGCGCCGGGGTCACCCACTGTGCTGATCACGATGTGCGCGCCCCGCCCCACCGCCTGTCCGTACGGAACCCCGGCACGTATCGCGAGCGCGCGGGCCTCGTCCGCCGGCTCCCTCTCGTACACGTCAGAGCCGAGAAGCACCACGCCGGCGTCCGCGGGCAGGCCGGACAGGTTTCCGCTCAGCTGCTGGTAGCGGAAGCACCCGCCCTCCTGCTGGAGCAACGCGACACATTCGCGCAGCCGTGCCACATCTGCCGGGTCCCCAAAACCCTCCTCCACTGTGCGCAGCCGCAGGCGCACATGTGCCACACCCGACGCGAGCAGGGCCAGGACCAGCGCACTTGCCATCCGTCCGGTGCCGACCACCAGGGGAGCGCAATCGCGATACCGCTCGAAGCGGTGCTCGGGCGAGTCCGCGCGCGCCGCGATGAAGTCGATCAGTGCGGCGTGGCGCGCACGGACCTGCGCGCTCAGCCCGTGTGGCAGATCCGCCGTGGCATCGCGTACGAACCCTTCCCGGGCCAGCAGTTCCACCAGTGAGCGGACATGCTGCGCGGCCTGTGGCGGGAGGTCGGAGGTGAGCTGGTCCAGGCTGCTGCGACCGTCCAGGAACGGCCGC
This genomic interval carries:
- a CDS encoding TOMM precursor leader peptide-binding protein; protein product: MTDTPQPAATRVHHDGGLLGQALARRTATAPPPRTGTRLLATDTPDAASETARELATGGHSFLLVVAELDRVVIGPLVRPGTPGCHRCLATRRAGARTDAAEEAALHTAYGSRLTGTVSPLLTPIAADLAAHLALNRLSAAAATEQAVTMVRLTDLEITRHLFLPDPHCHNCGSLPDDSPARATVPRVPRPKPDPEILRLRDLRTEQADLEARYADDETGVLKGLRTRGLHTLPFAEAKVGPPESVDGGYGRALDFRTAKVTAIAEALERLGGGRPGGRRTVVHGSHRELTTRHPGCVLDPATTGSHEPHRYQEPGFPFQPYHPDLVLPWVWGYSLTREQPVLVPESLAYYRLGRHHPQTARPFVSEISNGCALGGCIEEAALYGLLELAERDAFLLTWYARMPAPALDLHTASDQRIGLLTDRIQERTGYRVEVFDVTGPESIPCFWAAAIDTQPPPTPGTEPPTPRPSVLCAGGSGLDPERGIFGALHELVTAIEAYQLIYPQRAKDAARMREDPHHVRLMDDHALLYCDPVAAHRLDFLLNPDNRPPQERLNLRELAKRYAWPRHTDLRADLDELVGRYATTGLETIVIDQTTPAHTASTLSCVKVLVPGLLPMTFGHHLRRITGLDRALTVSHHLGHTTRPLRPEELNPHPHPFP
- a CDS encoding nitroreductase family protein — its product is MRTAPPGACPAHAENAGAAARRYHARHGRVLPTIDPAAGSTAPKHHPGVPVLPLPFPPTFPSPCADHGRAAFPECLGALLALLNGITRVDWTAAGVGAGRPVPSGGGTYPAEVYTATASGLCHYLPAAHALELLSPADLRDDLARALDRPPLEQPESVLLITSRLDANLARYGLFGHRLQALDTGVLTGQALTLLESAGAAPTAHARFAEEELGRLLGLDSAAERVHAVVTARTPGAITPGAPLLRRRTARSGFEPLPVPSAALRAVLSEAARPVPLDHAAPADCDLYVVAQRVTGLEAGCYRYDPRTGRLVPVTGDLTPRDLFPPGGPGELAGFEAACAVLVTGDYEAGYPGHGDHWYRMLNLRAGVIGQRIGLAAARTGLGAGLRCDVDIAAADTVLSTRPDRTTLLAVLLGPERGSGTPACHLLGREGPL
- a CDS encoding lantibiotic dehydratase C-terminal domain-containing protein; protein product: MTAIPQPEEPQWRAAHIAYFGDDTDQLILHAVRPVIERCAGHVESAYVLRHWRRGPHLRLVVRATPAVFAGLVEPAVCELVGGHLRARPSTAAPLEEADLLPLHRRLAAAEREPGPLTPFYRDNSITWEEHDRRIDVLGCPVGADELALFYQQTNSLLFEHLESVAAGLPRETLALRLMLATAHTLCRHPQDPSIRRGFVSFRSHAEGYLSTVGPQVRDAFEQRYTANSTVLTAQVRAVVTALDSGAAEPGAPDTGTSDSGAPDTGAAAEPGPASELHRWVATIDPLGTRWTALYEAGEIPETEIPADEENGIGELLTSSPLHRAISGSATYKQMMYRDPRFLRYRLMLNYTYLHLSRLGLPGLTRYLLCHLAANAVEEVYGVSALELVLATAASTPATPENATAPARTHR
- a CDS encoding lantibiotic dehydratase C-terminal domain-containing protein — translated: MLTRPPGGVPGPEPQDRWVSAHVFTGHPLDLVVSTLIPAAVAELRQRGLADRFFFLRHWHGGPHLRLRVRLTAPAAGPSVRAVLDAHAIALFRTLPPSQPMPAHQYRALAEQLAALEPDSEPGTLAPNDSLAFHPYRPEHGKYGHGAALRAAEDAFATCSELAVAAVLAGWSPAQRTAHCFALLAGTLDAGAAPGQPVPEVLAQYRNGRAALLTVARAARAAPLAEAAHPARAAAQSAVADPARTAPLAEVADPAGADPVSRWLATCRGAQRQAAAPALLAGHLTHLACNRLDVRIGQEATLRALALLAVAELTDAELTDTDRPRPESDQPRRHTSRRHQGSQDDAPHDGAAPP
- a CDS encoding lantibiotic dehydratase, with protein sequence MSRNTPPPAAPPAVSAPVGVRIAGLPTTALDASRIPRSTELALHVTSLDQRLADDAAQLCDALYALIGTAPARPFKARLVGLRRAVHRGARISPLLDAAAPPEVLGGALTGRLHAHAALRRTRAGLFAELGNVLPAETRSAAAALDALFQDPAFATGLDYASADLYEDLLRREARDAAGRRPLDGAAVRLAKYAGRAMAKPSPLTTFASSGFGRWAADAGSGVRLESSVRASVAEASLLPLAGIAAALAHVPELDAAVRLRVNPSATPVASPGGERWLFTVPGPSGEVRALPATPALAAILAAVCEAGSPERLRALLRAPGPGSTTTADADAVVARLVRTGLLEIRLGPPDQELDAATLCDWLGRHLPEPHDGHRLAPLLADLRAIRDRIDAARTAGPGLHRGIAAALQQHTTAAARQLGLLGRSEQLDRGPLYFHHTVAVGTAAVLDPAAWRPALADLAHVPALLAPFDTLAPPREALREHAVTAYGPGFKQPFTRFLQDFGAWWSTAAPHAPTERDARRQDALRRLIADTPPASDGTVRLGPQAVRDLCGTWPDPDTSGDRHACYVQTLPNPATGLGLVLNTVTCGHGTGLTRIARLLDTPAPFGAAHAGPPGDGPADTPLYAEFDAAFSSALNQRAPATRYAIDLDGATSHRPPEQLIRPADLDVVHDRHTRRLHLAHRTTGRVVRPLHLGLLATPLLPLPARLLVEAFGQTSYAFWSDWPQLWRLLPPGRTGPPRRGPEAAPGPGWTKMPRLALGAVVLRRATWFIDPGRAPARAAGETDAAHLVRVHTWRAALGLPQRCFLRVLTPRPTDGFTGPALHDKDRKPVYVDFAHAHLLRVFERAAATGRPLLLTEALPDLHDAPAHRDGHRYAAEFLIELPTAPLPAADRREQSC
- a CDS encoding nitroreductase family protein, whose product is MTDGTPRSLAGENPFPLALWAEAVYSRRAIPATLATGSPAPGTGSAEPGLLPHGPRLPLAPPPLHLAPAPGSPATLADPAVLSALLHYSYGLLQHDLTPGGWPLHRAVASARCRYPSELTLVSPTAAFRFDPLHHQLIMQTASVTSRQAADPGDSRFAVITSRFARTARLYGDYAPRLCAQEAGMLLGAVHLVAAALGLRTRPGQDQETLHGLCANLLPAGAEHPMGYLEILQPVKHPGDRSWPPPDLASVLRARHSGAALFDPEPVLSPKALLTDLGAALAAAPFTDFSCHLLVQRVTGFSPGHYVHSDGHLRQVSDGDPQTSLEQIGQTEGRVSMNFRSTACTAYIAVRRGAAVARYGADAFRRLHLTAGAAAHLLCVAAARQGLGARVHNGYDAAGAERLLGLAPGEETVLFQVAIGTARPGAAFRVPVVF